The following proteins are co-located in the Palaemon carinicauda isolate YSFRI2023 chromosome 30, ASM3689809v2, whole genome shotgun sequence genome:
- the LOC137623145 gene encoding nucleolar and coiled-body phosphoprotein 1-like isoform X2 encodes MRITDSEDDYTVTADQRAALMELETLTWNYPTPQQGGRGRGTTINGSSFPSDDQTDTDDDDDDDSYYVDMVPYDIGERLKEINRAFIEDPTPAECNRAITVRFRDVIADYQSPREYYPSDSDDGYGDSSDLVYDAEDDECGLTSLTSEVRDILSDNVNVIDFLPQSGEDNIFANYLNLTNGSFSEDASTKDYRNLGLKSSQSAESEKASQGEKKTDVPRLQLNGKPDDSVVVPSDDKFSSIAGAQKVGDFNLLKVDDSGLADLESFMKDNETDEIDEDLPKDPSSMDSEGGAVGCVSLLTEPSDQIPLDKGFTSLDAIESRSLGTKGSVSESDSSAFFQKKEPKDIFKASSGSQHLPAKSDTVFSNYEYDDDFEEFPDDEENVEESKPVSKEEERQPQASSLNTSSVETAADPGLKGGLNSPKKSVEHNSERKSSQGQGKGSPQSNGHKSRLEQSKKTPQSPTTDRKKRPESKSPVQTPEAAPSPARPKLKRVAAGPPTIKPALLSSDKIGHMKNSSDTNKYKPRNSTLTRSTTSASTPSLSSSSSSASSSPSSSSLPSSSALAYSSPSSSRGRSRKPITGPVRPTQHKPSHSGPVSNSNPRGVSRSPVRTSTSPTNGGLAVSPSRKSPTTTASGRPSPPYRVRKAASASDLHRMTEEPEDRKRQSDAVFKAWLQQKNKQAAIAKKNHISSPTDRQRKTSTGRGPSEVVERRARAEEAFQAWLARKREQLRLEKRLRGDRRRLEDQSRYARTKAECEVAYKEWCRRKRDEVRTMRPGGVVPRSQSLERPWVQEKTRKLYSAYMNGH; translated from the exons GATTACTGACAGCGAAGACGATTACACCGTTACAGCTGATCAACGAGCCGCCCTCATGGAGCTGGAAACCCTAACCTGGAACTACCCGACGCCCCAACAGGGCGGCCGTGGGCGTGGGACGACCATCAACGGGTCGTCTTTCCCTTCCGACGACCAAACGGATacagatgatgacgacgatgatgattcaTATT atGTTGACATGGTTCCTTACGACATAGGAGAGAGGCTGAAGGAGATCAACAGAGCTTTCATAGAAGATCCAACGCCAGCAGAATGCAACCGAGCCATTACCGTCCGTTTCAGAGACGTCATAGCTGACTATCAGTCCCCCAGGGAATATTATCCTTCAG ACTCTGACGATGGCTACGGCGACTCGTCAGATCTGGTCTACGACGCCGAAGACGACGAGTGCGGTCTTACGTCCCTGACCAGCGAGGTACGCGACATCCTGTCTGACAACGTCAACGTCATCGACTTTTTACCTCAGTCTGGCGAAGACAACATCTTTGCCAATTATCTGAACCTTACCAACGGAAGCTTCTCCGAAGACGCGAGTACCAAAGATTACAGGAACTTGGGCTTGAAAAGCAGTCAGAGTGCTGAATCTGAGAAAGCATCCCAGGGTGAGAAAAAGACGGACGTGCCAAGACTCCAACTCAATGGGAAACCAGATGACTCTGTAGTGGTGCCCTCTGATGATAAATTCAGTTCTATAGCTGGTGCTCAAAAGGTAGGTGATTTCAATCTCCTGAAGGTAGATGATTCCGGTCTAGCCGATCTGGAAAGTTTCATGAAAGACAACGAGACCGATGAAATAGACGAGGATCTCCCGAAAGATCCTTCGTCTATGGACAGTGAAGGGGGCGCTGTAGGGTGTGTATCCCTCCTTACAGAACCTAGTGATCAAATTCCCTTAGATAAAGGATTTACTAGTTTAGATGCAATAGAAAGTAGAAGCTTAGGAACTAAGGGAAGTGTTAGTGAGAGTGATTCTAGCGCCTTCTTCCAGAAGAAAGAACCAAAAGATATCTTTAAGGCCTCTTCCGGCAGCCAGCACCTCCCTGCTAAGAGCGACACAGTCTTCTCTAACTATGAATATGATGATGACTTTGAAGAATTCCCTGACGATGAAGAGAACGTGGAGGAGAGTAAACCTGTTAGCAAAGAAGAGGAACGTCAACCCCAGGCATCCTCATTAAACACCTCTTCTGTTGAGACTGCCGCTGATCCAGGTCTGAAGGGTGGACTAAATTCTCCCAAGAAAAGTGTAGAGCATAATTCTGAAAGGAAGAGCAGCCAGGGGCAAGGTAAAGGCTCTCCACAGAGTAATGGCCACAAGAGCCGCCTGGAGCAGAGTAAAAAGACACCACAGAGTCCAACTACTGACAGAAAAAAGAGGCCAGAGAGCAAGTCTCCCGTCCAGACACCCGAGGCGGccccttcgcctgccagacctaaGCTGAAGAGGGTAGCAGCCGGTCCGCCAACAATCAAGCCAGCTTTGCTCTCCTCTGATAAAATTGGCCACATGAAGAATTCTTCTGATACAAACAAGTACAAGCCCAGAAACTCCACCTTGACGCGGTCAACCACTTCAGCATCCACACCATCATTATCTTCATCGTCTTCCTCAGCTTCATCCTcgccctcatcatcatcattaccatcatcatcggCATTAGCGTATTCATCACCAAGCAGCAGTAGAGGTCGGAGTCGTAAGCCAATCACTGGGCCGGTCAGACCAACTCAACACAAGCCCTCCCATAGTGGCCCCGTTAGTAATAGCAATCCTAGGGGCGTTAGCAGAAGTCCAGTTAGGACGTCTACGTCTCCCACCAATGGGGGCCTCGCAGTCTCACCATCCAGAAAATCTCCTACGACAACGGCTAGTGGAAGACCCTCACCGCCATACAGAGTGAGGAAAGCCGCCAGCGCGTCAGATTTACACAG GATGACGGAGGAACCAGAAGACAGGAAACGCCAGAGCGATGCTGTATTCAAAGCTTGGCTCCAACAGAAGAATAAACAGGCTGCCATTGCGAAAAA aaatcATATCTCTTCGCCTACCGACAGACAGAGAAAGACCAGCACAGGCAGAGGTCCTTCGGAAGTGGTAGAGCGAAGGGCCCGAGCCGAGGAGGCCTTCCAGGCCTGGCTGGCCCGGAAGAGGGAACAGCTACGCCTCGAGAAGAGACTCAGGGGCGACCGTCGACGTCTGGAGGACCAGAGTCGATACGCCAGGACCAAGGCCGAGTGTGAGGTGGCTTATAAAGA GTGGTGTCGTAGGAAGAGAGACGAAGTGCGAACGATGAGGCCCGGTGGAGTTGTCCCTCGATCTCAGTCCCTCGAGCGCCCTTGGGTCCAGGAGAAGACGAGGAAGCTGTATTCGGCCTATATGAATGGACACTAG
- the LOC137623145 gene encoding nucleolar and coiled-body phosphoprotein 1-like isoform X4, with protein MELETLTWNYPTPQQGGRGRGTTINGSSFPSDDQTDTDDDDDDDSYYVDMVPYDIGERLKEINRAFIEDPTPAECNRAITVRFRDVIADYQSPREYYPSDSDDGYGDSSDLVYDAEDDECGLTSLTSEVRDILSDNVNVIDFLPQSGEDNIFANYLNLTNGSFSEDASTKDYRNLGLKSSQSAESEKASQGEKKTDVPRLQLNGKPDDSVVVPSDDKFSSIAGAQKVGDFNLLKVDDSGLADLESFMKDNETDEIDEDLPKDPSSMDSEGGAVGCVSLLTEPSDQIPLDKGFTSLDAIESRSLGTKGSVSESDSSAFFQKKEPKDIFKASSGSQHLPAKSDTVFSNYEYDDDFEEFPDDEENVEESKPVSKEEERQPQASSLNTSSVETAADPGLKGGLNSPKKSVEHNSERKSSQGQGKGSPQSNGHKSRLEQSKKTPQSPTTDRKKRPESKSPVQTPEAAPSPARPKLKRVAAGPPTIKPALLSSDKIGHMKNSSDTNKYKPRNSTLTRSTTSASTPSLSSSSSSASSSPSSSSLPSSSALAYSSPSSSRGRSRKPITGPVRPTQHKPSHSGPVSNSNPRGVSRSPVRTSTSPTNGGLAVSPSRKSPTTTASGRPSPPYRVRKAASASDLHSRMTEEPEDRKRQSDAVFKAWLQQKNKQAAIAKKNHISSPTDRQRKTSTGRGPSEVVERRARAEEAFQAWLARKREQLRLEKRLRGDRRRLEDQSRYARTKAECEVAYKEWCRRKRDEVRTMRPGGVVPRSQSLERPWVQEKTRKLYSAYMNGH; from the exons ATGGAGCTGGAAACCCTAACCTGGAACTACCCGACGCCCCAACAGGGCGGCCGTGGGCGTGGGACGACCATCAACGGGTCGTCTTTCCCTTCCGACGACCAAACGGATacagatgatgacgacgatgatgattcaTATT atGTTGACATGGTTCCTTACGACATAGGAGAGAGGCTGAAGGAGATCAACAGAGCTTTCATAGAAGATCCAACGCCAGCAGAATGCAACCGAGCCATTACCGTCCGTTTCAGAGACGTCATAGCTGACTATCAGTCCCCCAGGGAATATTATCCTTCAG ACTCTGACGATGGCTACGGCGACTCGTCAGATCTGGTCTACGACGCCGAAGACGACGAGTGCGGTCTTACGTCCCTGACCAGCGAGGTACGCGACATCCTGTCTGACAACGTCAACGTCATCGACTTTTTACCTCAGTCTGGCGAAGACAACATCTTTGCCAATTATCTGAACCTTACCAACGGAAGCTTCTCCGAAGACGCGAGTACCAAAGATTACAGGAACTTGGGCTTGAAAAGCAGTCAGAGTGCTGAATCTGAGAAAGCATCCCAGGGTGAGAAAAAGACGGACGTGCCAAGACTCCAACTCAATGGGAAACCAGATGACTCTGTAGTGGTGCCCTCTGATGATAAATTCAGTTCTATAGCTGGTGCTCAAAAGGTAGGTGATTTCAATCTCCTGAAGGTAGATGATTCCGGTCTAGCCGATCTGGAAAGTTTCATGAAAGACAACGAGACCGATGAAATAGACGAGGATCTCCCGAAAGATCCTTCGTCTATGGACAGTGAAGGGGGCGCTGTAGGGTGTGTATCCCTCCTTACAGAACCTAGTGATCAAATTCCCTTAGATAAAGGATTTACTAGTTTAGATGCAATAGAAAGTAGAAGCTTAGGAACTAAGGGAAGTGTTAGTGAGAGTGATTCTAGCGCCTTCTTCCAGAAGAAAGAACCAAAAGATATCTTTAAGGCCTCTTCCGGCAGCCAGCACCTCCCTGCTAAGAGCGACACAGTCTTCTCTAACTATGAATATGATGATGACTTTGAAGAATTCCCTGACGATGAAGAGAACGTGGAGGAGAGTAAACCTGTTAGCAAAGAAGAGGAACGTCAACCCCAGGCATCCTCATTAAACACCTCTTCTGTTGAGACTGCCGCTGATCCAGGTCTGAAGGGTGGACTAAATTCTCCCAAGAAAAGTGTAGAGCATAATTCTGAAAGGAAGAGCAGCCAGGGGCAAGGTAAAGGCTCTCCACAGAGTAATGGCCACAAGAGCCGCCTGGAGCAGAGTAAAAAGACACCACAGAGTCCAACTACTGACAGAAAAAAGAGGCCAGAGAGCAAGTCTCCCGTCCAGACACCCGAGGCGGccccttcgcctgccagacctaaGCTGAAGAGGGTAGCAGCCGGTCCGCCAACAATCAAGCCAGCTTTGCTCTCCTCTGATAAAATTGGCCACATGAAGAATTCTTCTGATACAAACAAGTACAAGCCCAGAAACTCCACCTTGACGCGGTCAACCACTTCAGCATCCACACCATCATTATCTTCATCGTCTTCCTCAGCTTCATCCTcgccctcatcatcatcattaccatcatcatcggCATTAGCGTATTCATCACCAAGCAGCAGTAGAGGTCGGAGTCGTAAGCCAATCACTGGGCCGGTCAGACCAACTCAACACAAGCCCTCCCATAGTGGCCCCGTTAGTAATAGCAATCCTAGGGGCGTTAGCAGAAGTCCAGTTAGGACGTCTACGTCTCCCACCAATGGGGGCCTCGCAGTCTCACCATCCAGAAAATCTCCTACGACAACGGCTAGTGGAAGACCCTCACCGCCATACAGAGTGAGGAAAGCCGCCAGCGCGTCAGATTTACACAG CAGGATGACGGAGGAACCAGAAGACAGGAAACGCCAGAGCGATGCTGTATTCAAAGCTTGGCTCCAACAGAAGAATAAACAGGCTGCCATTGCGAAAAA aaatcATATCTCTTCGCCTACCGACAGACAGAGAAAGACCAGCACAGGCAGAGGTCCTTCGGAAGTGGTAGAGCGAAGGGCCCGAGCCGAGGAGGCCTTCCAGGCCTGGCTGGCCCGGAAGAGGGAACAGCTACGCCTCGAGAAGAGACTCAGGGGCGACCGTCGACGTCTGGAGGACCAGAGTCGATACGCCAGGACCAAGGCCGAGTGTGAGGTGGCTTATAAAGA GTGGTGTCGTAGGAAGAGAGACGAAGTGCGAACGATGAGGCCCGGTGGAGTTGTCCCTCGATCTCAGTCCCTCGAGCGCCCTTGGGTCCAGGAGAAGACGAGGAAGCTGTATTCGGCCTATATGAATGGACACTAG
- the LOC137623145 gene encoding nucleolar and coiled-body phosphoprotein 1-like isoform X1 yields the protein MRITDSEDDYTVTADQRAALMELETLTWNYPTPQQGGRGRGTTINGSSFPSDDQTDTDDDDDDDSYYVDMVPYDIGERLKEINRAFIEDPTPAECNRAITVRFRDVIADYQSPREYYPSDSDDGYGDSSDLVYDAEDDECGLTSLTSEVRDILSDNVNVIDFLPQSGEDNIFANYLNLTNGSFSEDASTKDYRNLGLKSSQSAESEKASQGEKKTDVPRLQLNGKPDDSVVVPSDDKFSSIAGAQKVGDFNLLKVDDSGLADLESFMKDNETDEIDEDLPKDPSSMDSEGGAVGCVSLLTEPSDQIPLDKGFTSLDAIESRSLGTKGSVSESDSSAFFQKKEPKDIFKASSGSQHLPAKSDTVFSNYEYDDDFEEFPDDEENVEESKPVSKEEERQPQASSLNTSSVETAADPGLKGGLNSPKKSVEHNSERKSSQGQGKGSPQSNGHKSRLEQSKKTPQSPTTDRKKRPESKSPVQTPEAAPSPARPKLKRVAAGPPTIKPALLSSDKIGHMKNSSDTNKYKPRNSTLTRSTTSASTPSLSSSSSSASSSPSSSSLPSSSALAYSSPSSSRGRSRKPITGPVRPTQHKPSHSGPVSNSNPRGVSRSPVRTSTSPTNGGLAVSPSRKSPTTTASGRPSPPYRVRKAASASDLHSRMTEEPEDRKRQSDAVFKAWLQQKNKQAAIAKKNHISSPTDRQRKTSTGRGPSEVVERRARAEEAFQAWLARKREQLRLEKRLRGDRRRLEDQSRYARTKAECEVAYKEWCRRKRDEVRTMRPGGVVPRSQSLERPWVQEKTRKLYSAYMNGH from the exons GATTACTGACAGCGAAGACGATTACACCGTTACAGCTGATCAACGAGCCGCCCTCATGGAGCTGGAAACCCTAACCTGGAACTACCCGACGCCCCAACAGGGCGGCCGTGGGCGTGGGACGACCATCAACGGGTCGTCTTTCCCTTCCGACGACCAAACGGATacagatgatgacgacgatgatgattcaTATT atGTTGACATGGTTCCTTACGACATAGGAGAGAGGCTGAAGGAGATCAACAGAGCTTTCATAGAAGATCCAACGCCAGCAGAATGCAACCGAGCCATTACCGTCCGTTTCAGAGACGTCATAGCTGACTATCAGTCCCCCAGGGAATATTATCCTTCAG ACTCTGACGATGGCTACGGCGACTCGTCAGATCTGGTCTACGACGCCGAAGACGACGAGTGCGGTCTTACGTCCCTGACCAGCGAGGTACGCGACATCCTGTCTGACAACGTCAACGTCATCGACTTTTTACCTCAGTCTGGCGAAGACAACATCTTTGCCAATTATCTGAACCTTACCAACGGAAGCTTCTCCGAAGACGCGAGTACCAAAGATTACAGGAACTTGGGCTTGAAAAGCAGTCAGAGTGCTGAATCTGAGAAAGCATCCCAGGGTGAGAAAAAGACGGACGTGCCAAGACTCCAACTCAATGGGAAACCAGATGACTCTGTAGTGGTGCCCTCTGATGATAAATTCAGTTCTATAGCTGGTGCTCAAAAGGTAGGTGATTTCAATCTCCTGAAGGTAGATGATTCCGGTCTAGCCGATCTGGAAAGTTTCATGAAAGACAACGAGACCGATGAAATAGACGAGGATCTCCCGAAAGATCCTTCGTCTATGGACAGTGAAGGGGGCGCTGTAGGGTGTGTATCCCTCCTTACAGAACCTAGTGATCAAATTCCCTTAGATAAAGGATTTACTAGTTTAGATGCAATAGAAAGTAGAAGCTTAGGAACTAAGGGAAGTGTTAGTGAGAGTGATTCTAGCGCCTTCTTCCAGAAGAAAGAACCAAAAGATATCTTTAAGGCCTCTTCCGGCAGCCAGCACCTCCCTGCTAAGAGCGACACAGTCTTCTCTAACTATGAATATGATGATGACTTTGAAGAATTCCCTGACGATGAAGAGAACGTGGAGGAGAGTAAACCTGTTAGCAAAGAAGAGGAACGTCAACCCCAGGCATCCTCATTAAACACCTCTTCTGTTGAGACTGCCGCTGATCCAGGTCTGAAGGGTGGACTAAATTCTCCCAAGAAAAGTGTAGAGCATAATTCTGAAAGGAAGAGCAGCCAGGGGCAAGGTAAAGGCTCTCCACAGAGTAATGGCCACAAGAGCCGCCTGGAGCAGAGTAAAAAGACACCACAGAGTCCAACTACTGACAGAAAAAAGAGGCCAGAGAGCAAGTCTCCCGTCCAGACACCCGAGGCGGccccttcgcctgccagacctaaGCTGAAGAGGGTAGCAGCCGGTCCGCCAACAATCAAGCCAGCTTTGCTCTCCTCTGATAAAATTGGCCACATGAAGAATTCTTCTGATACAAACAAGTACAAGCCCAGAAACTCCACCTTGACGCGGTCAACCACTTCAGCATCCACACCATCATTATCTTCATCGTCTTCCTCAGCTTCATCCTcgccctcatcatcatcattaccatcatcatcggCATTAGCGTATTCATCACCAAGCAGCAGTAGAGGTCGGAGTCGTAAGCCAATCACTGGGCCGGTCAGACCAACTCAACACAAGCCCTCCCATAGTGGCCCCGTTAGTAATAGCAATCCTAGGGGCGTTAGCAGAAGTCCAGTTAGGACGTCTACGTCTCCCACCAATGGGGGCCTCGCAGTCTCACCATCCAGAAAATCTCCTACGACAACGGCTAGTGGAAGACCCTCACCGCCATACAGAGTGAGGAAAGCCGCCAGCGCGTCAGATTTACACAG CAGGATGACGGAGGAACCAGAAGACAGGAAACGCCAGAGCGATGCTGTATTCAAAGCTTGGCTCCAACAGAAGAATAAACAGGCTGCCATTGCGAAAAA aaatcATATCTCTTCGCCTACCGACAGACAGAGAAAGACCAGCACAGGCAGAGGTCCTTCGGAAGTGGTAGAGCGAAGGGCCCGAGCCGAGGAGGCCTTCCAGGCCTGGCTGGCCCGGAAGAGGGAACAGCTACGCCTCGAGAAGAGACTCAGGGGCGACCGTCGACGTCTGGAGGACCAGAGTCGATACGCCAGGACCAAGGCCGAGTGTGAGGTGGCTTATAAAGA GTGGTGTCGTAGGAAGAGAGACGAAGTGCGAACGATGAGGCCCGGTGGAGTTGTCCCTCGATCTCAGTCCCTCGAGCGCCCTTGGGTCCAGGAGAAGACGAGGAAGCTGTATTCGGCCTATATGAATGGACACTAG
- the LOC137623145 gene encoding nucleolar and coiled-body phosphoprotein 1-like isoform X3, whose translation MRITDSEDDYTVTADQRAALMELETLTWNYPTPQQGGRGRGTTINGSSFPSDDQTDTDDDDDDDSYYVDMVPYDIGERLKEINRAFIEDPTPAECNRAITVRFRDVIADYQSPREYYPSDSDDGYGDSSDLVYDAEDDECGLTSLTSEVRDILSDNVNVIDFLPQSGEDNIFANYLNLTNGSFSEDASTKDYRNLGLKSSQSAESEKASQGEKKTDVPRLQLNGKPDDSVVVPSDDKFSSIAGAQKVGDFNLLKVDDSGLADLESFMKDNETDEIDEDLPKDPSSMDSEGGAVGCVSLLTEPSDQIPLDKGFTSLDAIESRSLGTKGSVSESDSSAFFQKKEPKDIFKASSGSQHLPAKSDTVFSNYEYDDDFEEFPDDEENVEESKPVSKEEERQPQASSLNTSSVETAADPGLKGGLNSPKKSVEHNSERKSSQGQGKGSPQSNGHKSRLEQSKKTPQSPTTDRKKRPESKSPVQTPEAAPSPARPKLKRVAAGPPTIKPALLSSDKIGHMKNSSDTNKYKPRNSTLTRSTTSASTPSLSSSSSSASSSPSSSSLPSSSALAYSSPSSSRGRSRKPITGPVRPTQHKPSHSGPVSNSNPRGVSRSPVRTSTSPTNGGLAVSPSRKSPTTTASGRPSPPYRVRKAASASDLHSRMTEEPEDRKRQSDAVFKAWLQQKNKQAAIAKKQRKTSTGRGPSEVVERRARAEEAFQAWLARKREQLRLEKRLRGDRRRLEDQSRYARTKAECEVAYKEWCRRKRDEVRTMRPGGVVPRSQSLERPWVQEKTRKLYSAYMNGH comes from the exons GATTACTGACAGCGAAGACGATTACACCGTTACAGCTGATCAACGAGCCGCCCTCATGGAGCTGGAAACCCTAACCTGGAACTACCCGACGCCCCAACAGGGCGGCCGTGGGCGTGGGACGACCATCAACGGGTCGTCTTTCCCTTCCGACGACCAAACGGATacagatgatgacgacgatgatgattcaTATT atGTTGACATGGTTCCTTACGACATAGGAGAGAGGCTGAAGGAGATCAACAGAGCTTTCATAGAAGATCCAACGCCAGCAGAATGCAACCGAGCCATTACCGTCCGTTTCAGAGACGTCATAGCTGACTATCAGTCCCCCAGGGAATATTATCCTTCAG ACTCTGACGATGGCTACGGCGACTCGTCAGATCTGGTCTACGACGCCGAAGACGACGAGTGCGGTCTTACGTCCCTGACCAGCGAGGTACGCGACATCCTGTCTGACAACGTCAACGTCATCGACTTTTTACCTCAGTCTGGCGAAGACAACATCTTTGCCAATTATCTGAACCTTACCAACGGAAGCTTCTCCGAAGACGCGAGTACCAAAGATTACAGGAACTTGGGCTTGAAAAGCAGTCAGAGTGCTGAATCTGAGAAAGCATCCCAGGGTGAGAAAAAGACGGACGTGCCAAGACTCCAACTCAATGGGAAACCAGATGACTCTGTAGTGGTGCCCTCTGATGATAAATTCAGTTCTATAGCTGGTGCTCAAAAGGTAGGTGATTTCAATCTCCTGAAGGTAGATGATTCCGGTCTAGCCGATCTGGAAAGTTTCATGAAAGACAACGAGACCGATGAAATAGACGAGGATCTCCCGAAAGATCCTTCGTCTATGGACAGTGAAGGGGGCGCTGTAGGGTGTGTATCCCTCCTTACAGAACCTAGTGATCAAATTCCCTTAGATAAAGGATTTACTAGTTTAGATGCAATAGAAAGTAGAAGCTTAGGAACTAAGGGAAGTGTTAGTGAGAGTGATTCTAGCGCCTTCTTCCAGAAGAAAGAACCAAAAGATATCTTTAAGGCCTCTTCCGGCAGCCAGCACCTCCCTGCTAAGAGCGACACAGTCTTCTCTAACTATGAATATGATGATGACTTTGAAGAATTCCCTGACGATGAAGAGAACGTGGAGGAGAGTAAACCTGTTAGCAAAGAAGAGGAACGTCAACCCCAGGCATCCTCATTAAACACCTCTTCTGTTGAGACTGCCGCTGATCCAGGTCTGAAGGGTGGACTAAATTCTCCCAAGAAAAGTGTAGAGCATAATTCTGAAAGGAAGAGCAGCCAGGGGCAAGGTAAAGGCTCTCCACAGAGTAATGGCCACAAGAGCCGCCTGGAGCAGAGTAAAAAGACACCACAGAGTCCAACTACTGACAGAAAAAAGAGGCCAGAGAGCAAGTCTCCCGTCCAGACACCCGAGGCGGccccttcgcctgccagacctaaGCTGAAGAGGGTAGCAGCCGGTCCGCCAACAATCAAGCCAGCTTTGCTCTCCTCTGATAAAATTGGCCACATGAAGAATTCTTCTGATACAAACAAGTACAAGCCCAGAAACTCCACCTTGACGCGGTCAACCACTTCAGCATCCACACCATCATTATCTTCATCGTCTTCCTCAGCTTCATCCTcgccctcatcatcatcattaccatcatcatcggCATTAGCGTATTCATCACCAAGCAGCAGTAGAGGTCGGAGTCGTAAGCCAATCACTGGGCCGGTCAGACCAACTCAACACAAGCCCTCCCATAGTGGCCCCGTTAGTAATAGCAATCCTAGGGGCGTTAGCAGAAGTCCAGTTAGGACGTCTACGTCTCCCACCAATGGGGGCCTCGCAGTCTCACCATCCAGAAAATCTCCTACGACAACGGCTAGTGGAAGACCCTCACCGCCATACAGAGTGAGGAAAGCCGCCAGCGCGTCAGATTTACACAG CAGGATGACGGAGGAACCAGAAGACAGGAAACGCCAGAGCGATGCTGTATTCAAAGCTTGGCTCCAACAGAAGAATAAACAGGCTGCCATTGCGAAAAA ACAGAGAAAGACCAGCACAGGCAGAGGTCCTTCGGAAGTGGTAGAGCGAAGGGCCCGAGCCGAGGAGGCCTTCCAGGCCTGGCTGGCCCGGAAGAGGGAACAGCTACGCCTCGAGAAGAGACTCAGGGGCGACCGTCGACGTCTGGAGGACCAGAGTCGATACGCCAGGACCAAGGCCGAGTGTGAGGTGGCTTATAAAGA GTGGTGTCGTAGGAAGAGAGACGAAGTGCGAACGATGAGGCCCGGTGGAGTTGTCCCTCGATCTCAGTCCCTCGAGCGCCCTTGGGTCCAGGAGAAGACGAGGAAGCTGTATTCGGCCTATATGAATGGACACTAG